ATAATGGCAATTTCTATTGATGGTTTATGGAGTCAGATTCTAGAACGTTTACAGCTAGAATTATCTCGCCCCACCTTTGAAACTTGGATTAAAACTGCTAATGCGCAACGCTTAGAAAATAATTGTCTAGTCATCGTTACTCCTAACCCTTTTGCTCGTAATTGGTTACAGAAGTACTACATCACGACGATCGCTAATGTCGTACAGGATATTATGGGATATCCCGTAGAAATTTATATTACGGTTGCTAAAGGCGAAGAATTGACGGAGATTGATGGAGATAGAGAGTGGGAGTTACCAAGCAAAAAGAATATATATGAAACTACAAATCACAAAAGACAACCAAATACAGAATTAAATGCTAAGTATGTCTTTTCCCGGTTTGTGGTTGGCGCTAATAATCGCATGGCTCATGCAGCTTCTTTAGCTGTTGCTGAATCTCCTGGGAGAGAATTTAATCCTTTATTTTTATGCGGTGGTGTAGGTTTAGGCAAAACTCATCTCATGCAGGCGATAGGACATTATCGGTGGGAAATTTGCCCAAATTCTAAGATATTTTACGTTTCTACGGAGCAATTTACAAATGATCTCATCACAGCTATTCGTAACGATAGTATGCAAAGTTTCCGCGAACATTATCGAGCGGCTGATGTGTTGTTAGTTGATGATATTCAGTTTCTTGAGGGTAAGGAATACACCCAAGAGGAATTTTTCCACACCTTCAACACGTTACATGAAGCTGGTAAGCAAGTTGTGATTGCTTCTGACCGTCCACCCAACCAAATTCCTAGCCTGCAAGAACGTTTGTGTTCTCGCTTCTCGATGGGTTTGATTGCGGATATTCAAGCGCCAGATTTAGAAACGAGAATGGCAATTTTACAGACAAAATCGGAGTATGAAAATATTCGCTTACCCCGTGATGTCATCGAGTATATTGCTACCAATTTTACTTCTAATATTCGTGAGTTGGAAGGTGCTTTAACTAGAGCGCTGGCTTACATCTCTATCTGGGGCTTACCAATGACTGTAGCGAATATTGCACCAGTTTTAGTCACACCAAAGGAGAAAGTAGAAGCTACGCCCGAAGCAATTATGAAAGTCATTGCTGATAATTTTGATGTCTCAATTGAAGACCTCAAAGGTAACTCCAGACGACGAGAAATTAGTTGGGCGCGACAAATTGGCATGTATTTGATGCGACAACATACCGATTTAAGTTTTCCCAGAATTGGAGAGGAGTTTGGCGGGAAAGACCATACAACGGTGTTATATAGTTGTGACAAAATTACTCAACTACGAGAAAGCGATCGCACTCTATTACAAACACTAACTCAGTTGAGCGATCGCATTAAGATAAACAGCCGTTCTAAAAATCGACTTGACAAGAATTAGGTATTTTCCACAATTCTGACTACTTTAATGATTTAGAGTATTAAAGATTGGATAAAAATAGATTAAATATTAAGTCTTGTCTGTGGAAAAATAGTTATTTTTTGTGGAAAACTTGATACTTTACGTGGAAAACTTAGAGTAAGTATAATTACCCTGTGGAAAAAGTTAGGGGTTTTTCCACAAGTTTTCCACAGATAGATAGTAATATCATGTCCGCTTAAACAGTTATCATATCTTGAGAGTTGGTAATTGGTAATGGGTAATCGGTAATGGTAGAAAGCGATTACCAATTACCGACCCTAGCAAGCATATCGTAAGTAATTAGCCGGACTTGATATAATACAATTCCACAAAAAATTTGATACAGATGCAAACGCTCAAATCTTTACTACTTATCACTTTCTTAATGAGTGAACCGCTAATTAGTATAAATGTATTATAATAATAAACTTTAGAAAAAAAGTTGAGAAAAACGCGGATTAGGATAATAATTTATACCCGTCACTATTATAAAATTAATACCCGAATCATTTTTCTTTATCTCCATTCCCTACTCCCCACTCACCACTCCCCATGAAATTAGTTTGCGCTCAAAGTGACCTCAGTTCCTATCTTTCCCTTGTCAGTCGTGCAGTACCATCACGACCGACTCATCCAGTGCTGGCTAACGTACTACTACAAGCCGATGCGGAAACTAATCAGGTTAGTTTAACAGCCTTTGATCTCAGCTTGGGTATCCGTACTAGCTTTAATGCAGATGTGTGGCAAGGGGGAGCGATCGCACTTCCTGCTAAATTGTTGGTAGATATCACTTCACGTTTACCAGAAGGTGAAATCACCTTAGATGATGAATCTGCAACTGATGGTACAGCCACCGGAGAGGGTTTAGTAGTTACACTCACACCCAAAACGGGACAGTACCAATTACGCGCAATGGGAGCCGAAGAATTTCCTGAATTACCCGTCATTGAAGATACTACAGCTGTTTATCTCACAGCTACAGCCTTAATCGAAGGTTT
Above is a genomic segment from Nostoc sp. MS1 containing:
- the dnaA gene encoding chromosomal replication initiator protein DnaA; this encodes MAISIDGLWSQILERLQLELSRPTFETWIKTANAQRLENNCLVIVTPNPFARNWLQKYYITTIANVVQDIMGYPVEIYITVAKGEELTEIDGDREWELPSKKNIYETTNHKRQPNTELNAKYVFSRFVVGANNRMAHAASLAVAESPGREFNPLFLCGGVGLGKTHLMQAIGHYRWEICPNSKIFYVSTEQFTNDLITAIRNDSMQSFREHYRAADVLLVDDIQFLEGKEYTQEEFFHTFNTLHEAGKQVVIASDRPPNQIPSLQERLCSRFSMGLIADIQAPDLETRMAILQTKSEYENIRLPRDVIEYIATNFTSNIRELEGALTRALAYISIWGLPMTVANIAPVLVTPKEKVEATPEAIMKVIADNFDVSIEDLKGNSRRREISWARQIGMYLMRQHTDLSFPRIGEEFGGKDHTTVLYSCDKITQLRESDRTLLQTLTQLSDRIKINSRSKNRLDKN